From Quercus robur chromosome 8, dhQueRobu3.1, whole genome shotgun sequence:
tTGCATTGTCCTCACACTCAAACcgatgggggaaaccaactacttccaagaaaggataagttttggacagatccaaggtattgcatggtcctcggactcaaacctatggggaaaccaactacatccaagaaaagataagttttggacagaaccaaggtcttgcgtggtcctcggactcaaacttatggggaaaccaactacttccaagaaaagataagttttggacagaacctaggtcttgcatggtcctcgaactcaaacctatggggaaaccaactacttccaagaaaagataagttttggacagaaccaagatattgcatggtcctcggactcaaacctatgggggaaaccaactacttccacgaaaagataagttttggacggatccaaggtattgcatggtcctcggactcaaacctatggggaaaccaactacttccaagaaaagataagttttggacagaactaagatattgcacggtcctcggactcaaacctttggggaaaccaactacttccaagaaaagataagttttggacaaaaccaaggtcttggctggtcctcagactcaaacctatggggaaaccaactacttccaagaaaagataagttttggacagaaccaaggtcttgcatggtcctcggactcaaacttatggggaaaccaactacttccaagaaaagataagttttggacagaacctaggtcttgcatggtcctcgaactcaaacctatggggaaaccaactacttccaagaaaagataagttttggacagaaccaagatattgcatggtcctcggactcaaacctatgggggaaaccaactacttccaagaaaagataagttttggacggatccaaggtattgcatggtcctcggactcaaacctatggggaaaccaactacttccaagaaaagataagttttggacagaactaagatattgcacggtcctcggactcaaacctttggggaaaccaactacttccaagaaaagataagttttggacaaaaccaaggtcttggctggtcctcagactcaaacctatggggaaaccaactaattccaagaaaagataagttttggtcagaaccaaggtcttgcatggtcctcggactcaaacctatggggaaaccaactgcttccaagaaaagataagttttggacagaaccaaggtcttgcatggtcctcagactcaaaccgatggggaaaccaactacttccaaaaaaaagataagttttggacagaaccaaggtcttgcgtggtcctcggactcaaacctataggtaaaccaactacttccaagaaaagataagttttggaaagaaccaaggtcttgcatggtcctcggactcaatccaatggggaaatcaactacttccaagaaaagataagttttggacagaaccaagttcttgcattgtcctcggactcaaaccgatgggggaaaccaactacttccaagaaaggataagttttggacagaaccaaggtcttgcatggtcctcggactcaaacctataggtaaaccaactacttccaagaaaagataagttttggaaagaaccaaggtcttgcatggtcctcggactcaatccaatggggaaatcaactacttccaagaaaagataagttttgggcagaaccaaggtcttccatggtcctcggactcaaacttttgtggaaaccaactacatccaagaaaagataggttttggacagaaccaaggtcttgcatggtcctccgactcaaacctatggggaaaccaactacttccaaaaaaaagattagttttggacagaaccaaggtcttgcatggtcctcggactcaaccttatggggaaaccaactacttccaaaaaaaagataagttttggacagaaccaaggtcttgcatggtcctcggactcaaacctataggtaaaccaactacttccaagaaaagataagttttggaaagaaccaaggtcttgcatggtcctcggactcaatcctatagggaaaccaactacttccaagaaaagataagtttttgacagaaccaagttcttgcattgtcctcggactcaaacctatagggaaaccaactacttccaagaaaggataagttttggaaagaaccaaggtattgcatggtcctttgacacaaacctatggggaaaccaactacttcaaagaaaggataagttttggacagaaccgaggtcttacatggtcctcggaatcaaacctatgggggaaaccaactacttccaagaaaggataagttttggacagatccatggtattgcatggtcctcggactcaaacctatggggaaaccaactacttccaagaaaagataagttttggaaagaaccaaggtattgcatggtcctctgacacaaacctttggggaaacaaactacttcaaagaaaggataagttttggacagaaccaaggtgttgcacggtcctcagactcaaacctatgggaaaaccaactacttccaaaaaaaagataagttttggacagaaccaaggtcttgcatggtcctcggacttaaacctatggggaaaccaactacttccaagaaaagataagttttggacagaacctaggtcttgcatggtcctcgaactcaaacctatgggggaaaccaactacttccaagaatggataagtttttgatagatccaaggtattgcatggtcctcggtcTCAAACCTataaggaaaccaactacttccaagaaaggataagttttggacagaaccaaggtcttgcatggtcctcggactcaaacatatgggggaaaccaactacttccaagaaaggataagttttggacagaaccaggatattgcatggtcctcggactcaaacttatggggaaaccaactacttccaagaaaagatgagttttggacagaaccaaggtcttgcatggttccttgactcaaacctatgggaaaacgaactacttccaagaaataataagttttggccagaaccaaggtattgcatggtccttggattcaaacctatggggaaatcaactacttccaagaaaaaataagttttgggcagaaccaaggtcttccatggtcctcggactcaaacttatggggaaaccaactacttccaagaaaagataggttttggacagaaccaaggtcttgcatggtcctccgactcaaacctatggggaaaccaactacttccaaaaaaaagataggttttggacagaaccaaggtcttgcatggtcctcagactcaaacctataggtaaaccaactacttccaggaaaagataagttttggaaagaaccaaggttttgcatggtcctcggactcaatcctattgggaaatcaactacttccaagaaaagataagttttggacagaaccaagttcttgcattgtcctcggactcaaaccgatgggggaaaccaacaacttccaagaaaggataagttttggacagatccaaggtattgcatggtcctcggactcaaacctatgggaaaacgaactacttccaagaaataataagttgtggacagaaccaaggtattgcatggtccttggattcaaacctatggggaaatcaactacttccaagaaaagataagttttgggcagaaccaaggtcttccatggtcctcggactcaaacttatggggaaaccaactacttccaagaaaagataggttttggacagaaccaaggtcttgcatggtcctccgactgaaacctatggggaaaccaaatacttccaaaaaaaagataagttttggacagaaccaaggtcttgcatggtcctcatactcaaacctatagggaaaccaactacttccaagaaaagataagttttggactgaaccaaggtcttgcatggtcctcggactcatccctatggggaaaccaactacttccaaaaaaaagataagttttggacagaaccaaggtcttgcatggtcctcggactcaaacctataggtaaaccaactacttccaagaaaagataagttttggaaagaaccaaggtcttgcatggtcctcggactcaatcctatggggaaaccaactacttccaagaaaagataagttttggacagaaccaagttcttgcattgtcctcggactcaaacctatagggaaaccaactacttccaagaaaggataagttttggacagaaccaaggtattgcatggtcctcggacacaaacctttggggaaaccaactacttccaagaaaggataagttttggacagaaccaaggtcttgcatggtcctcagactcaaacctatgggggaaaccaactacttccaagaaaggataagttttggacagatccaaggtattgcatggtcctcggactcaaacctatggggaaaccaactacttccaagaaaagataagttttggacagaaccaagatattgcatggtcctcggactcaaacctatggggaaaccaactacttccaagaaaagataagttttgtactgaaccaaggtcttgcttggtcctcagactcaaacctatggggaaaccaactacttccaagaaatgataagttttggacagaactaaggtattggatggtccttggactcaaacctatggggaaaccaactacttccaagaaaagataagttttggtcagaaccaaggtcttgcatggtcctcggactcaaacctatggggaaaccaactgcttccaagaaaagataagttttcgacagaaccaatgtcttgcatggtcgtcggactcgaacctatggggaaaccaactacttcgaaaaaaaagataagttttggacagaaccaaagtcttgcatggtcctcggactcaaacctatggggaaaccaactacttccaataaagcataagttttggacagaaccaaggtattggatggtcctcggactcaaacctatggggaaaccaactacttccaagaaaagataagttttggacagaacctaggtcttgcatggtcctcggactcaaacctatggggaaaccaactacttccaagaaaggataagttttgaacagaacaaaggtattgcatggtcctcggactcaaacttgtggggaaaccatctacttccaagaaatgataagttttgggcagaaccaaggtattgcatggtcctcggactcaaacctctggggaaaccaactaattccaagaaaagataagttttggacagaaccaaggtcttgcatggtcctcggactcaaacctatgggaaaccaactacttccaagaaaagataagttttggacagaaccaagttattgcatggtcctcggactcaaacctatggggaaaccaactacttccaagaaatgataagttttggatagaaccaaggtcttgcatggtcctcggactcaaacctatggggaaaccaactacttccaagaaatgataagttttggacagaaccaaggtattgcatggtcctcagactcaaacctatggggaaaccaactacttccaagaaaggataagtttggacagaaccaaggtcttgcatggtcctcggactcaaacctatgtggaaaccaactacttccaagaaaggataagttttggacagaacaaggTCGTGCATGGTCCtgggactcaaacctatagggaaaccagctacttccaagaaaggttaagttttggacagaaccatggtattgcatggtcctcggactcaaaccttttgggaaaccaactacttccaagaaattaaaattaaaacataaaaaataattatggaCGTTTCTGATATCGTCTATCTAAAACGTGTGTGATGTCCAAAAGTGCACTTTCTAGCCACATCCTAGGCACATAGTACATTCAGAATAATATCATTCATTTTCCACAACCTTTGCGCCATGCTTTTAAACAATTAATGGTGCATTCTTTACGCACAATAACAAACAAATTATATAATGGACGAAGATGTAGTGAcaaattaaacaattatttGTAAAAATCTGCAATGTGCCGTGCCATGTAATGGTGCCTTCTTTTCTTACTCAACAATGTAGAGGTGCTAAAAAGACTAAGCAGGCAAGAAACTTTGTTAACTCACTGTGACTGGTACAGTTTCGACATGGCCTCTCTACAACACAAGCAATTAATGAACATCTGCTCACAACGTAGAGACAACCAAAAATCTACCACTTTCCTATGTGTCCCAATGCatcctgaattttttttctgcAATGCAAATTATAATACTCTTGagatatgagagagaaaaagcataaaaagaaCACTCCTTGCACCTTAAATGTCATTGGTATTTCGAACTTTACAATGGAATACTTTCATCCAACTATACATGCAACATTGATCATACCTTTGTACTGACAATAATGaataagaaaacaaatcaaTTGGGACGGTCATTTTCCTCAATCTTAGCACCACGCTTTTTTCGTCTCAATGCACTCATGCTGCTCACATGAATACCTGAACTTTTGACCTTTATAGTCATTGCTCTTTTCCTCTCCAACCCAGCAGAAGCACCACATCTAAAGGTAGTTTTGTTATTGACAGCTAGAACTCTTTcaactctctcttttctcttattGTGAGGTAAACTTTGAGCTGATTGGTAGGCTCCACAAAGGCGGCCAAAATAGTACAGAGGATCAACATAGCACGATGATGAAGAGACGATGCCTTTCATGTTGGTTGGCTGGACAAGTTTTACAAAATCCTCTATCTCTGCAAAGCATGAGTGATCTGAGTATGGAACAGAATATATGTACTTATGAAACTTTTCCACAGAACCTAAATTTCCATTTGGCTTTTCAGTATGGTTCCCACCATTTCCACTCCATTTGCTTCTGTTGTAACGAGAAGTTAAAAGGGAACCGAAAAGTTTGTCACCATTTTCAAGAGGTCTCACCACCCATGGAAGACCAGATGGCATGATACCTATAGTTGGGTGCATTGTGTTTAGTCCCTCTAAAGTTTCAACGCTAAAACTGTAACGAGGAACAGCTCGCACTCTTGTAAGAGAAGTCTTGGTTGTGAATATGTCATGGAACCCAAGAAGATGCATAGTTTGCAAGCGTTCTGGCCACACCCAAATctttaataaagaaaacaacaaagttGGGTGACAAATGAACAGGTAAcaaattagaacaaaaaaaattagataaaaaatgtcaaatatatGCATTTAACTAATACAAGTATACAACTCCCTCTTCAATCTTCAGTCTTTAGTCTTCACGTCTAACCCACAACCTCTCTATTTTCCTTCTATAACTCTCTCTTCTCACAACGACTCTTCCTTCCTAACCATTCGACGATTCCTCCTCTGTCTCTTTGTTCTCATCTAAACGCAGACCTTCCCCTTTAACCTCTCACTAATTCGTTTCTCTCATAAGTTTCTAATGGTGGATTCAACTGAACCAAACCCTTCGCACAATCTGGTTTTCATCCTtaatactctatttttttttttttttttccagaccAGATTCTCTTCGCAAACATTAGtggtaagttttttattttgttctataattttggttgttaaatatgatttagggtttcgtttttggttgttaaatatgatttagggtttcatttttggttgttttatgatggagttttaaatgtttttttgcaCCCCAAAACTCAGATCCTGCCGCCGCCGCTGCCTCCACCATGGATCACCGCCACTGCATCGATTTCTCTTTACCTCTCCATCGTCGCTCAATCCAGCCCATCATGTTTTATTTTGAGGTaattaaaacatgttttttactctccttagtttctatatattgctctctctctctatccgcTTCAATTGTTCATGGAATTTTGTTAgtttgtggctgtgggttgCTCTGGATTTaagtctttttgtttttgttttcatggaATTTTGATGGTTTATGGTTGTGGGTTGCTCTGGAtataaggctttttttttttttttctttgtagatTTCcacgttttcttcttcttcctttgttgtcAAATCTATGGCAAAGAAGAATcatgaaatttttgtaattagattttctttttcccttttttttttttgtatgcaattttattggatttttggtttcttgggattcttctatttggttttaattctgggtttgttttagttgatatatagtgtttttctcatcttcattttacatttgtttggattttctttttccctttttttggttatgcaatttttattggatttttgtttcctgggattcttttatttgatttcaattttaggtttgttttggtttaataTATAGTGTTACTGTCGTCTTCATTTACATTGGCTTTccctttttataaattattataaccTCTGGGTCTTATTATATGATAGCCTATCTGCCTATGAAATGTTATGTTAGGGCTGCCACTATTTTGGATTCtgtgggaattttttttgaaggttgGGGTTGGTTAGTATAGTTGTTTGAGATTGCTGAACATGTG
This genomic window contains:
- the LOC126696259 gene encoding uncharacterized protein LOC126696259 → MGDAPPSNTSLSSKPSQFFASNAIISIWVWPERLQTMHLLGFHDIFTTKTSLTRVRAVPRYSFSVETLEGLNTMHPTIGIMPSGLPWVVRPLENGDKLFGSLLTSRYNRSKWSGNGGNHTEKPNGNLGSVEKFHKYIYSVPYSDHSCFAEIEDFVKLVQPTNMKGIVSSSSCYVDPLYYFGRLCGAYQSAQSLPHNKRKERVERVLAVNNKTTFRCGASAGLERKRAMTIKVKSSGIHVSSMSALRRKKRGAKIEENDRPN